Proteins found in one Triticum urartu cultivar G1812 chromosome 4, Tu2.1, whole genome shotgun sequence genomic segment:
- the LOC125550733 gene encoding uncharacterized protein LOC125550733: MPRKLLRVAVHRESEEPSPGGSALPRGIVQATSDLEMVPMVGDPEQQQGGGRPSKSLLAIPVGIKNKAAVDKLVSKFPADRFTVMLFHYDGAGEERWGDLEWSRRAVHVSAPGQTKWWFAKRFLHPDVVAAYDYVFLWDEDVEVDAFDPLVYLDAVRREGLEISQPALDRRSEIHHGITTRALPRPGAEGGGGVHRRFYKPAAGWGGGGCDGSSTGPPCAGWVEIMVPVFSRAAWRCSWGMVQNDLVHAWGLDYKLGYCAQGDRTLKVGVVDSEYVLHRGVPTLGGAEGKAAAFRAAVRRRSFTEMQIFNRRWKEAAADDASWTDPYP; this comes from the coding sequence ATGCCCCGCAAACTGTTGCGCGTAGCCGTCCACCGAGAATCCGAGGAGCCGTCGCCGGGCGGCTCGGCTCTGCCGAGGGGCATCGTGCAAGCCACGTCCGACCTCGAGATGGTGCCCATGGTCGGCGACCCCGAGCAGCAGCAGGGCGGCGGCAGGCCGTCCAAGAGCCTCCTCGCGATCCCGGTGGGCATCAAGAACAAGGCGGCCGTCGACAAGCTCGTCTCCAAGTTCCCCGCCGACCGGTTCACCGTGATGCTGTTCCACTACGACGGGGCCGGCGAGGAGCGGTGGGGCGACCTCGAGTGGTCGCGCCGCGCGGTGCACGTCTCGGCGCCCGGCCAGACCAAGTGGTGGTTCGCCAAGAGGTTCCTGCACCCGGACGTGGTCGCGGCGTACGACTACGTCTTCCTCTGGGACGAGGACGTCGAGGTGGACGCCTTCGACCCGCTCGTGTACCTCGACGCCGTCAGGAGAGAAGGGCTCGAGATATCGCAGCCGGCGCTGGACCGCCGGTCGGAGATCCACCACGGCATCACGACGCGCGCGCTGCCGAGGCCCGGAGCcgaaggaggcggcggcgtgCACAGGCGGTTCTACAAGCCGGCGGCCGGCTGGGGAGGTGGAGGGTGCGACGGCAGCAGCACGGGGCCGCCGTGCGCCGGGTGGGTGGAGATCATGGTCCCGGTGTTCTCCCGCGCGGCGTGGCGCTGCAGCTGGGGCATGGTGCAGAACGACCTGGTGCACGCGTGGGGCCTCGACTACAAGCTCGGCTACTGCGCGCAGGGCGACCGGACGCTCAAGGTCGGCGTCGTCGACAGCGAGTACGTCCTCCACAGGGGCGTCCCCACCCTCGGCGGCGCCGAGGGCAAGGCCGCCGCGTTCCGGGCCGCCGTGAGGCGGCGATCGTTCACCGAGATGCAGATATTCAACAGGAGATGGAAGGAGGCCGCGGCGGACGACGCATCCTGGACAGACCCTTACCCGTAG
- the LOC125553574 gene encoding 21.9 kDa heat shock protein-like, which yields MAAVSKKALVTTAVLALAVLAPTVAGLVPYGVSSGLWDLLDDPFRVLEQTPLAVQRPASAGGPGGSITSAVALARCDWKETPDAHVISLDVPGVRRDDVKLEVEENRVLRVSGERKADEEKEGERWHRAERAAGRFWRRFRMPAGADVDRVAARLEDGVLTVTVPKIAEHQRREPRVINIAGEDANSGGKGADAEVRPSKAEM from the coding sequence ATGGCGGCAGTGTCCAAGAAGGCTCTGGTGACTACGGCTGTTCTGGCGTTGGCCGTTCTGGCCCCGACTGTCGCCGGGCTGGTGCCGTACGGCGTCAGCAGCGGGCTGTGGGACCTGCTCGACGACCCGTTCCGGGTGCTGGAGCAGACCCCGCTCGCGGTGCAGAGGCCGGCGTCCGCAGGCGGCCCGGGAGGGTCCATCACGTCGGCGGTGGCGCTGGCGAGGTGCGACTGGAAGGAGACGCCCGACGCGCACGTCATCTCGCTCGACGTGCCCGGGGTGAGGCGGGATGACGTGAAGCTGGAGGTGGAGGAGAACCGGGTGCTGCGGGTCTCCGGCGAGCGCAAGGCGGACGAGGAGAAGGAGGGCGAGAGGTGGCACCGCGCCGAGCGCGCCGCGGGGAGGTTCTGGCGCCGGTTCCGCATGCCAGCCGGCGCCGACGTCGACCGCGTTGCCGCGCGCCTCGAGGACGGCGTGCTCACCGTCACAGTGCCCAAGATTGCCGAGCACCAAAGGCGAGAGCCGCGCGTCATCAACATCGCCGGGGAGGACGCCAACAGCGGCGGCAAGGGCGCGGACGCGGAGGTCAGGCCGTCGAAGGCCGAGATGTGA